The following coding sequences are from one Halictus rubicundus isolate RS-2024b chromosome 11, iyHalRubi1_principal, whole genome shotgun sequence window:
- the Aux gene encoding cyclin-G-associated kinase has translation MSDYLRSALGYLNGANTNEYVGQILEINNVKLRVTRLLAEGGWALVFAVEDVNTGKEYALKRLIAVDEEANKAIVQEIETLKRLTGHQNIIQYLYAQRLEREDRKGYEYLLVTEYCPGGTVADILRNLSSNSLSVAQICRIAYQATRAVHHMHSQQSEPIVHRDIKLENFLIGGDGLVKLCDFGSASTQQILPNPSWNAQKRATLEDQMAKYTTPMYRAPEMMDTWNNEPIGPPVDCWALGCILYTLVTLKHPFPEGNKLAIVNGKYPPLPPNPRVNCFYEIIKGCLEISPVKRLTTSMVLERLAAVAESNNFDPREPPKVEVVAKTPPPPRPAPPPSTQTPPPRPSPPMNVPPPRPAPAQVAVAKMPVAQPTTGLFSSLKGGAGSLLRNLKDTSSKMMHTVQQSMARTELDASYLTSRILVMPYPADGIESAYRANHIEDVRAFLQARHPPPARIQLYNLSRGRPNVTRLPGRHIDCSFAYASSDSNAPLLSALYQICQDIYRYLNADFNHVVVLYCTDGYRASATIACTLLIYARALATPEEAIALFTTRRCQPPQLQPSELRSINYMSLLSGGVHPHTKPLALRSLIIQPVPLFTRAKDGCRPYIDIYSNGALVFSTKRPEYEEMRLFGMMEGKVPLTLGNATVRGDVTIVLFHARQQLGRVIGIKIASLHFHTGYLPLTENTLMFEKKDLDDAPDVGGKFRVILNIMIAEENPKMARVPAPWEAELSTSKPEPDPLFGSTLEMEETLENFRTAKPADEVHKEPPTAPIAIETPNNVNVPEEVPLNQAEEEEEEAKDEGDLQEADLLNLGMPEASTLNTPRQPAATAATPGLDIFSNSSQNDNDLLAGFGVFSQQETKTSVPTIGDPVQNDLLFGHGQQPTRNDNTNNNNMNDLLFNQSQSTVKQQEVNDFLFDPLAGNAAANNLLGGGLPTAKTNPARSPNTEENFPRNSSVPNFAATQNKDPFANLANSLGAGLTSSWNGTPRNSNTPLSASPAPASTPIHSSPNTHKSNVTSEANAADNNGTASGNKSSKSGGDAFEDLLGSQGYNFFSSRKAEKDSPKTINQMRKVEAAKTMDPDRLKIAEWTEGKKGNLRALLCSMHTVLWPEADRWQRCEMHQLVTAADVKKAYRKACLAVHPDKQAGTANENIAKLIFMELNNAWSAFENDASQQNLFS, from the exons atgtCGGATTATTTGAGATCCGCGCTGGGATACTTGAACGGAGCGAATACAAACGAGTATGTCGGGCAAATACTCGAAATTAACAATGTGAAATTGCGCGTGACCAGGCTACTCGCCGAGG GTGGTTGGGCTCTGGTATTTGCCGTGGAAGACGTTAACACAGGGAAAGAGTATGCGCTTAAG AGGCTTATCGCGGTCGACGAAGAGGCAAACAAGGCTATCGTGCAAGAAATAGAGACTCTGAAAAGGCTAACAGGACACCAGAATATCATTCAGTATTTATATGCTCAACGTTTGGAACGAGAGGACCGCAAAGGATACGAGTATTTATTGGTGACGGAATACTGTCCGGGTGGAACAGTAGCAGACATATTAAGAAACTTATCCTCGAATTCTTTGAGCGTTGCCCAAATTTGTAGAATAGCCTACCAGGCAACTAGGGCTGTACATCATATGCACAGTCAACAGTCCGAACCCATTGTACATCGAGACATAAAGCTAGAAAATTTCTTAATCGGAGGCGACGGTTTGGTGAAACTCTGCGATTTCGGAAGTGCTTCTACTCAGCAGATTCTACCGAACCCATCATGGAACGCTCAGAAACGTGCCACGTTAGAAGACCAAATGGCGAAGTATACCACGCCGATGTATCGTGCGCCGGAAATGATGGACACATGGAATAACGAACCTATTGGTCCACCGGTAGACTGCTGGGCGCTCGGTTGTATCCTGTACACGCTCGTCACGCTGAAGCATCCGTTTCCCGAAG GTAACAAACTCGCAATAGTTAACGGCAAGTACCCGCCGCTTCCTCCTAATCCCCGCGTAAACTGTTTCTACGAGATAATCAAAGGATGTCTGGAAATCTCTCCGGTGAAGAGACTGACGACATCAATGGTCCTAGAACGCCTAGCAGCGGTAGCAGAGTCGAATAACTTTGATCCCAGAGAACCCCCGAAGGTAGAGGTTGTGGCAAAGACTCCGCCACCACCACGACCCGCTCCACCCCCTAGCACACAGACGCCGCCACCGAGACCGTCGCCTCCGATGAACGTGCCACCCCCTAGACCCGCGCCAGCTCAAGTAGCCGTGGCAAAGATGCCGGTAGCTCAACCGACAACAGGCCTATTTAGTTCGTTAAAGGGAGGTGCTGGTAGTCTTCTACGAAATCTAAAGGACACCTCGAGCAAAATGATGCACACCGTGCAGCAGAGCATGGCTCGAACAGAACTGGACGCGAGTTACTTAACCTCTCGAATACTTGTCATGCCGTATCCGGCGGATGGTATAGAGTCTGCCTATCGAGCGAATCATATCGAAGATGTCAGAGCGTTTCTTCAAGCGAGACACCCGCCCCCGGCTCGCATTCAATTGTACAACTTGTCTCGCGGACGGCCGAACGTGACCAGGCTACCCGGCAGGCATATCGATTGCTCGTTCGCCTATGCTTCGTCGGACTCGAATGCCCCTCTGTTATCGGCCCTGTATCAAATTTGCCAGGACATTTATCGGTACTTAAACGCGGACTTCAATCACGTGGTGGTGTTGTACTGTACT GACGGATACCGAGCGAGCGCCACAATCGCGTGCACATTACTGATTTACGCTAGAGCATTGGCAACCCCCGAGGAAGCGATAGCGCTGTTTACGACGAGACGCTGCCAGCCGCCCCAATTGCAACCTTCCGAACTACGTAGTATTAATTATATGAGCTTATTGAGCGGCGGCGTGCATCCGCATACCAAACCGCTGGCGCTACGTTCTTTAATTATACAGCCGGTGCCGTTGTTCACTAGAGCGAAAGACGGCTGTCGGCCGTACATCGACATCTATAGCAACGGCGCGCTGGTGTTCTCGACCAAGAGGCCGGAATACGAGGAGATGAGACTGTTCGGCATGATGGAGGGGAAAGTACCACTAACCTTAGGGAACGCAACTGTCCGCGGAGACGTCACTATAGTCTTGTTCCATGCCCGGCAGCAGCTTGGCCGTGTGATAGGAATTAAGATCGCGTCTTTGCACTTTCATACGGGCTACCTACCGCTGACCGAAAACACTCTAATGTTCGAGAAGAAAGATCTGGACGACGCGCCCGATGTCGGCGGCAAGTTCCGTGTGATCCTGAATATTATGATAGCTGAGGAGAACCCGAAAATGGCCAGAGTGCCGGCACCCTGGGAGGCGGAGTTATCCACGTCGAAACCGGAACCGGATCCGTTGTTCGGCTCGACTCTGGAAATGGAGGAGACGCTGGAGAACTTCAGAACCGCTAAGCCTGCGGACGAG GTTCACAAGGAGCCGCCGACTGCGCCCATAGCAATCGAAACGCCGAACAACGTGAACGTGCCGGAAGAGGTGCCCTTGAATCAAgcagaggaagaggaagaggaagcgAAAGATGAGGGTGATTTGCAGGAGGCCGACTTATTGAATTTAGGAATGCCAGAAGCCAGTACCTTAAATACTCCGCGGCAGCCCGCCGCCACTGCTGCAACACCGGGATTAGATATCTTCTCGAATTCTAGTCAAAATGATAACGATCTCTTGGCAGGTTTTGGTGTTTTCTCGCAGCAGGAAACGAAAACCAGCGTACCGACTATCGGCGATCCTGTCCAGAACGACTTGTTGTTCGGACACGGTCAACAGCCTACTAGAAAcgataatactaataataataatatgaacgACTTATTATTCAATCAGAGCCAGTCGACCGTTAAGCAGCAAGAAGTGAACGACTTCTTATTCGATCCTCTGGCTGGGAACGCGGCGGCGAACAATCTTCTCGGTGGAGGTTTGCCGACCGCTAAAACGAACCCCGCAAGGTCCCCGAATACCGAGGAGAACTTTCCACGGAACTCGAGCGTGCCGAACTTCGCGGCGACACAGAACAAGGATCCGTTCGCGAATCTTGCCAATTCTTTGGGGGCCGGTCTGACGTCCAGTTGGAACGGTACACCGAGAAATTCGAATACTCCTTTATCCGCTAGTCCCGCGCCAGCTAGCACGCCGATCCACTCGAGTCCTAACACGCACAAATCCAATGTAACCAGCGAGGCAAACGCCGCAGACAACAACGGCACCGCATCCGGCAATAAATCGTCGAAATCGGGCGGAGACGCGTTCGAGGACCTGCTCGGCAGTCAGGGATACAATTTCTTTAGCTCGAGGAAAGCCGAGAAGGATAGTCCGAAGACAATAAATCAAATGAGAAAGGTAGAGGCCGCGAAAACCATGGACCCAGATCGATTGAAGATCGCGGAGTGGACAGAGGGCAAAAAGGGGAACCTGCGCGCTCTGCTCTGCTCGATGCATACCGTTTTGTGGCCGGAAGCTGACAGGTGGCAGCGTTGCGAAATGCACCAGTTGGTCACAGCTGCGGACGTTAAAAAAGCGTACAGGAAAGCCTGCCTGGCAGTGCATCCGGACAAG CAAGCTGGTACGGCGAACGAGAACATAGCGAAATTGATTTTCATGGAACTGAACAACGCCTGGAGCGCGTTCGAGAACGATGCTTCGCAGCAGAATTTATTTAGTTAA